gggggacacggggatggggggacacggggagggggggacacggggatgggggacacggggatggggggacacggggaggggggacacggggatggggacaaccgggatggggacacgggaggggggacacggggatggggacacggggatggggggacacggggatggggggacacggggatggggacacggggatggggggacacggggaggggggacacggggaggggggacacggggatggggggacacggggagggggacacggggaggggggacacggagggacacggggggggacacggggatggggggacacggggaggggacacggggaggggggacacggggaggggggacacggggatgggggacacggggagggggacacggggagggggggacacggggaggggggacacggggatggggggacacggggaggggacacggggagggggggacacggggagggggggacacggggagggggacacggggatggggggacacggggaggggggacacggggaggggggacacggggaggggggacacggggagggggacacggggatggggggacacggggatggggacacggggatggggggacacggggatgggggacacggggatggggacacggggatggggacacggggaggggggacacggggatggggggacacggggaggggggacacggggaggggggggacacggggatgggacacggggatggggggacacggggaggggggacacggggatgggggacacggggaggggggacacggggagggggggacacggggatggggggacacggggatgggggacacggggaggggggacacggggagggggggacacggggatggggacacggggatggggggacacggggaggggggacacggggagggggggacacggggatggggggacacggggaggggggacacggggaggggggacacggggaggggggacacggggagggggacacggggatggggacacggggatgggggacacggggaggggggacacggggagggggacacggggaggggggacacggggatggggacacggggaggggggacacggggatgggggacacggggatggggggacacggggatggggggacacggggatggggacacggggatgggggacacggggatgggggacacggggatggggacacggggaggggacacggggaggggacacggggagggggacacggggatggggacacgggggagcggggggacacggggaggggacacggggatgggggacacggggatggggggacacggggaggggggacacggggagggaggggacacggggatggggacacggggatggcggggacacgggggatggggggacacggggaggggggacacggggagggggggacacggggaggggggacacggggatggggggacacggggaggggggacacggggatgggggacacggggaggggggacacggggaggggacacggggagagggggacacggggaggggggacacggggaggggggacacgggggactCGGGGGACACgggagggggacacggggaaggggacacggggagggggacacggggatgggggacacggggaaggggacacggggaggaggggggacatggggggcacatgggggggacagggggggtTCTGGGGCTGCGGGGCCTTTGGGGAGTcatgggggtcactgggggctgggggggtcacaggggtCACGGGGGTCACGGGGTCACAGGGGTCCGGGGGTGACAAGGTGGGACACATTGGGGTCACCCACGtgacccccccggccccgcccctcgaCCTTTgccccggcgcgggggcggggtgAGTCACTTCCCTTCCGCTGCCCCCgcgcgccgcggggctgggcgTGGCCTCCCGGGGCTGGGCGTGGCCTCCCGGGGCTGGGCGTGGCCTCCCGGGCTGGGCGTGGTCTCGGCGGGAACGGGCGGGTTCTGGCGGGCTGGTGGGCGGAGTCCGGGGGAGCCGGGAGTGGGCGTGGCGCGCGTGACGCggcgggaaggggcggggctGTCGGCGCGCGCGCtccgggcgggcgggggaggggccgcggcgggcgcgATGGTgagagcggggcggggggagcggggtgggcCGGGGTCCCATgacccccccccggccccccgtgaccccccgtgacctctgaccccccgtgaccccccccaGCTCTTCTACTCCTTCTTCAAGTCCCTGGTGGGGAAGGACGTGGTGGTGGAGCTGAAGAACGACCTCAGGtgaggggggggggcgggacccccccaacccccccggacccccatGGACCCCCTCGGGGCTCCCCCGACCCCCACGGaaccccccggggccccccaacccccccggggctcccccgacccccccggaaccccccggggctccccaaccccccggacccccacgggaccccccggggctcccccgaCCCCCACGGAACCCCATGGACTTCCCCGAggctcccccaacccccccggAATCCCCGGGGCCCTCCCGGACCCCCTCGgaaccccccaacccccccggacccccatGGACCCCCCTGGGATCCCCCCGGGCCCCCCTagaccccccccgggacccccctggaccccccggctccccccgccaAACCCTGGGATCCCCatgacccccagcccccaccccgggacccccaaaccccgcgggacccccccggacccccctaTATCACCCAGGGgaccccccccggacccccctcAAGCCCTCCAGAACCCCCCCGAACACCTCGAGAAcggccgggaccccccccatggACCCCCCTGaaccccccggctccccccagggacccccccggccccccccgacccccctgAACCCCATTTCTGCCCCCTTCAGCATCTGCGGGACCCTCCACTCGGTGGATCAGgtgagggggggctgggggggcgcttgggggtccggggggggggcttggggggtccagggggggctgggggggcttcGGGGGGGGAGcttgggggtgcggggggtggacttggggggtttgggggtctgGAGGGGGCTTAGGGGGTccagggggggctggggaggcttCTGGGGGGGAGcttgggggtgcgggggggtgggCTTGGGGGgtccaggggaggtttgggggtcCGGGGGCGCTtagggggtccggggggggctgggggggagcttggggggtctggggggggtctggggggacttggggggtcCGGGGGTGTTTGAGGGTCCAggggactggggaggggggctggggggtctgggggaggctggggagggggtgttggtgtctgggggggctctgggggctggggggggctttatggggggcagggggggctctggggggctggggggggttcgggggggggcgggcgggggtctctaaccgccccccccccccagtaccTGAACATCAAGCTGACGGACATCAGCGTCACGGACCCCGAGAAGTACCCCCACATGGTGAGagaccccccccgcccgggggggccgggacccccgaggggggcaggggggtgcgGGGGCGTCCCACCTggcggggggtgtgtgggggggggtcctggggggcgcgggggggttGTCCCACCTGGCTGGGGGGGTCTTACACCTGATCTGGGGTTCTTggagggggtcggggggggctCACACTGGGAGGGGGGTTGTGGGGGGTCTCATGccagggtgggggtcccaggcgGGGGTCTCGGGGGGTCTGACGCCAGGGGGTGTTGCAGGGGGGGTCGTGGGGGTCtcatgctggggggggggtcctggggggagTTGCAGGGGTCTCACACTGGGGGCTGGGTCCTGTGGGGGGTCTCAGGGGTCTTACACGGtggtgggggtcccgggggggttgCAGGGGTCTCACACCAGGGGGTGGGTCCCAGGGGTCTTACACGGtggtggggggtcccgggggttCGCGGGGGTCTCACGCCAGCAGGGGGATCCTGGGGGGGTCTCACACCGGGGGAGAGGTCctgggggggtctcgggggtCTCACACcgtgggggggtcccggggggtaTCGCGGGGGTCTCACA
The DNA window shown above is from Phalacrocorax carbo unplaced genomic scaffold, bPhaCar2.1 SCAFFOLD_396, whole genome shotgun sequence and carries:
- the LSM2 gene encoding U6 snRNA-associated Sm-like protein LSm2 — encoded protein: MLFYSFFKSLVGKDVVVELKNDLSICGTLHSVDQYLNIKLTDISVTDPEKYPHMLSVKNCFIRGSVVRYVQLPADEVDTQLLQDAARKEALQQKQ